CCATAATGATCTGCATTTAACTGATCACGAGCAGTTTCCAAGTCTATCCGCGAAGACAACAGATCGGTGTTATCCGTTTTTAGAAGCCATGGGATGTCCATAATTACATCCATATATGTTCTGAGTACCTGAAAATCAGATGAACTTGGGGCCATTCTCATCATTCTTCTAAAGTCTCCATAAATAAGCCGCTTACCATCCTCACTGATGCAATAGTCTTCAAGCCCTTGAATAAATTTCTGAACTTTCGCAATATCTGTATCATCATTGTCTCCACCAGCGGCAACAGCACCTTGAGATTCTGCCTTTCTGTCCTCAGCCTTGCCATGAGAAGATGCAGTGCCTACCTCTTCAATGATCCGTCTCAAGTTTCGTAAATAGTTGCGGATAAACTGTGTCTTAAGAATCCTTCCTCCTTCCGGGCCCATCTTCTCGTCCATGCGTTTCCACTGTTCCAAAACAAATTCGATATCAAGATACTTTTCAAACAAGTTGTTCGCAAAGTCAATTAACTTGTGGAAGTAATGTAATCTCTCTTTGCCGTCGAACATACCTAAAATCTCCACTTTTTGCTTACAAGAGAAGCCAAATACAGCCACCAATATGTCATTAAGCTGAAACAAATGTCGATATTCTGTCAAAGTATGATTTCCCGTTTTAACAGACAAATAAAGCATTTGCAACTTATGCAATGCAGCAGATGTCTCGGCTCCAGAAAGTTCGCTGTACATAAGTGAAGCCAACGGTGATAGACGTAGCAATAGATGCTTGAGTAGATCATCGTCAGTATTCCTCCTTTCGCCGGCCCGataatcatcaacaaatttATCGATATTGACAAATAGCTGTAAAGTTTTCGGAAGTATAACTTCAAAAGCTAATGATCTTGTAGTCTTATCGTCAAATTCACTCGCATGGGAATCACTTGTGTCGACGGTGAACACTGCTTCATCGTGGTCGTTGACTGTAGAAGTCACTGATCTGCCTCTATAATGGGCTTTGATCCACAACACAGTTTTATACTGCAACTCTTGTACTTCCGTAATTTGGCAGATCGCACAACCCTTCGTTTTGACTCCTTCCACCCCGGGAAGACATGCCATTAATGGAGCTCCAGAGATGGATCTGTTAAACTTCCCTAGCAGCTCGATACCCTGCAAACCGTCGTGTGATAATTCTGCCGGTTTTTCTGATTTGTGTTCAATATAGTAGTCTCTGATGGCCTGACGGAGCGTATCATTCAGCATACTGGTCACCTCGGTGAACTTAGAAAGGATTCGGGCTCCATCCGCCTTGGTAAGCACTGTACGGTAGGTAACCCCAGGTAAGTAGACCAAGCGATCAGCTAGTTGAAGGCATGGTAATGTCACGGTAAAGGATGAATCTTTCATTAGTAGATAAACTTGGTATCAACCCGGAGCACTGTAAAAGACACAATGTGTGGGGAGAACCTGAGGATATTTATATCGGATTGATTATGCGCGAGCAAAGAACGATTGTATTATGGAGGTATTTATAGGCGAGTTCCGCGATGCCTATCAGGGAAGGTGCAGTACATAAACGAtaagaaaataaaataaagCAAAAATGCAGATTAAAGTATAAAAGTTCCAGAAGTGGATTATGGCGGAATCAATCAGTACTGATGAGTGTGGATAGCATTAACGTGTTCGACCTTAATCAATGGTCTGTACTTAGGCATCCACATCTGAGACTTCACCCAGGCAAGGCATCTGTTGAAGTCTCTAGGCACCTTAACTTTTCCACCACTTGGAGAGTCTTCTTGCTCGACGTTCACGACACCCTCTTTCAATGCTTGCATGATAACGGCAGTGGCAATTCTGGCAGAGGTTTCATCAATAGTCTCCAAATCAGGTAGCAAGCCGAGACGGTGGTCCTTGACGGCAGGAGACATCTCGGCTAACTCATCAACAGCGGCAGATATCATGGTATCAGATATGGACTTGCAGCGGGCCAAGACAGCGCCAAGACCGATACCTGGGAAAGCAACACAGTTATTGTTTTCGGATATCACATGTCCCTTGACTGGAGGAAATGGAGATCCCGTGGCCACCAAGGCATTGTAATCGGTCCATTTCAGAGCgtcttctggaagaaccTCGCAAAGCCTGGTAGGGTTGGATAATGGAAAGATGATTGGTCTGGGATTGTGTTTGTACATCTCCTTGACGGCAGCTTCAGTAAATGCTCCGGCCTGAGTAGAGCATCCTATCATCACGGTGGGTTTGATCTTACGAATAACCTCAACCAAGTTCTTAGTATCAACTCCTTTCCAGTCCTCGGCCTTGTCAGCATATGACATCTgagcagcagaagagacGTCTTCCATATTATCGAGTATAAGTCCGAATCTGTCAATGCAATGAATCTGCTGGTGAGCTTGCTCACGGCTAGCACCGTGTGACACCATGTGGTTGGTAATCTGATCGGAAATTCCAAGACCGGCAGATCCAGCACCAAAGATTAGCACCTGAGCATCGGATAGCTTTCTGTTGGTAACCTTCAAAGCAGCGGACATAGAAGCCATGGCGACAGCACCAGTTCCTTGGATGTCATCATTGAAGCAGGCATATCTCTTCCTATACCTCTCTAAGACGGGTCTGGCCGTAGTAACACcaaagtcttcaaagtgAATCACAGCATGAGGAAATCGGTTGTGCAAAGAAGTCATCACTTGTTCGACAAACTCGTCGTAAGCCTTACCACGAATACGGGGAAATCTGTTACCCATGTACAATTCGTCCTCAATAAGCTTTTTGTTGTTAGTACCAACATCCAAGACGGCAGACAAAACTCTGCCCGGGTGCAAGCCACCACAGAGAGTCATTAAAGAGGCCTTGGCCACACATATACGAACACCGCCGACACCCTGGTCACCAATACCTAAAATTCCTTCACTATCGGAAATAACAATGTAGTCGATATCCTTATCTCTACCAAATGGACGCAATCTGTCATCAATTCCATCTGGATCGTTGATATCTAAAAAGCAGCCTTCAGGCTTTCTGAAACGAGAGGAGTATGCAATGATGGCATCCCCCTCCGTAGGAGTGTAAACGATAGGAAGTAGTTCCTTGATATGGTCTCTCACCAACTTGTAGTACAACACTTTGTTCTGAACACGCATGGAGGTGCAAAAGTCGCTCTTGGCCAGTGGAGTCCTGAAAAAATGTAGCTGCATGTAGGCACGCTCTGCCTGTTCATACAAGCTGTTCACTACTGGGGGTAGCAAACCACTCAAGTCAAATGCAgctctctcttcaagagaaaaggcAGATCCCTTGttaaaaagagaagagttcaaCAGTTGGAAACCAGACAAGTCACATTCAATGGGTCCAGATGTGGTAAGTCTGGTTGCATGAGGAATATGGTCTTCTGTATCTCTGTAAGTCATAATGAAATAATCACACTAGtggaaatgaaaaaatacagtcagaaaagaagactGAGGAAAGTATTGACCACTTAAGTATGTAaatgaaggaaaagaactGCCCTCTTATACCACCCCGGTGCAACGGCTACCAAATAGAGCCAATAATGGGTATTTTTGACTTGGCCATACTTCGGTATTGAACTAAGCGGTGAATTGTGTGCTAACACAATAGGCTCGGAGCATGGAGTTGGGCCCGTAAGAAGTCgggatgaaaaaaaattttctgtTATGGGGAGTTGAAACTCCGATTCTCAGCGAGATTGAGATTCGGAGGATTCTGAAAGATAAAGATCGCCGATCTAGTGATGttcaaagaagacagagaGAGGCATCTCAGTGtaatcattcttcaaaccaCTAGTTATTTTATCGCTGTTGGTGATTAGAATAACAAGCTTTTTGAGTTCTAGGGTTATGGTACCTCGGACGTATTGTGACTCACTTCCCCACAGACACCTGAAAAGGGGGGTGCAGTGTCCTTACCGTATACGTCTAGACAGGGTGCTGTGCACCCCTAGTCGACACAGCCTTGGCTTTATgattttttgtttttctgGTGTCCGGGactattttttttcaattaCTCAATAGGAAAAAGGGTCTGAAGTTCTATTCTAGGGCATGTCTAAAATGGTTTTTTTTGCTCCTCTCCATCCAGTTGTTTGGATATACCTAGAAGTGTCAGGTGGGGTACAGTCCTTCTTCAGTCAAAGACAAAAACGTAGAAAAGATAAAATTGCTAGCTCACAACTTTGCAACCATATCCGCAATCGGGGGTCGGACTAAGGGCAGGTTATGTGGCCTCGTAAGAAAACGGAAAGCGGGTCTCAAGTCTCCTGAATTTCCGTGATTTTTACTACTGAGATCGGAACAGACAGGTTGAATCATCAGGTGCTGCAGTTTCGCGGCTTCTGATTAGGTAATCGTTCTTTTGGCAATCACGGGTACCGATGGAACGAAAATGGAAATTGTCCATATCTATTTGTTCCCTCCTTAGGCTTATGTAATCACTACGTAAGCGTGGCGTTCTATTTATGtattattcttcttttcttttcttgctCTAATATTTGTCTGCAAGGGGGGGGGGGGCGATAAGCTTTATGgactcttttttttttcagcctttcaaagatatggGCAAGCAGATGTATAACGAGCCAACAGGTGTGAATAGACTTAACATATTATCGAGAGCTCTCTCGAAGCTTCTTCGACATCAAGCTGGTCGAGAAAATATGAGTATTGATAGTCGTGGATTCATATCATTAGATGATGTTCTTGAACATCGATACTTTAAGTCTATGAGAGCTACTGCTGAAGACATATTTCAGGCGGTCAACATTAACGACAAGAAGCGTTTCATGATAGtagaagagaaagatggtTCCAGGGTAGAGCATGAGGCACAAGAGTATCAAGAGGGAGCCCACTATATGATATGTGCTTTACAAGGGCACTCGATCAGCTCAGTCACCAATTCCTACGCGATGGTGCGACTTGATGACACAGATTTTCCCGAACAAATTATTCATGGAACGTACTACGATAAGCTAAAGTGTATAAAGGCCAGCGGAGGACTGAGCCGTATGAATAGGAATCAAATGCATTTTGCTGAAGGGCTCCCGAGATATATggacgaaaagaagaattcaAAGCCAGATCGATCAATAATAAGCGGCATGAGGAAAAACTGTAATGTCATCATTTACCTTGATATAGATAAGGTGAGAAACAGTGATCTGGTCTTCTACCGAAGTGGCAATGGTGTAATCCTGTCACAGGGCGACGAGAATGGTCTCGTACCCATAAAAtactttgagaagataACGGATATGGATGGTAACAATATTGATATGAATCAAGTATAGATAACTGTAAAAAGATATGTAATATATTCATGTGTTAAGCTAAAGCAAgactcatcttctttatatatGCATTAAAATCTCCCTAGTTCTTGTCCTTGCGAAAAGTTAAGAGTGAAGCAAGTGCCGATGTTGGACAAGCCTTTTTAAAGAAACGATGTTGTAGAAGCTCGTCTGCTGTTGCCCTGTACTTGACTTCGACGCAAAGACAAACACTCAAAAAGTCCATGAGCTCGTCGCTCAATCTTTCTGGGTGCTTCAACGTTGGTGTACCATTGGATACAATAAGATATAAAGCCTTCAAGGGCTCTTCGTTCAAATAAGGAGGTTCTCCCTCAATCATCTCTATAGCCATGATACCCAACGACCAGATATCCACTTTCTCGTCGTATTCTTTTTGTCTAACAACTTCCGGTGCCATCCAGTAAGGTGTACCAACCATGGTAACCCGCTTGGACTTTTCGTTGGTCAACTTCGCACAGAATCCGAAATCCGTAATCTTCACATTACCGTGAGCATCGAGCAAAACGTTATCCGACTTGATGTCTCTATGAATGAAATTCTTTTTATGCAAATGTTGTAAACCCTTGGTTGTTTCAAAGCATATACTGGCAATCTGTTTCTCTGGAATACTTGGATTGTTGTCAATTACATCTGTTAGCGAACCTCCTTCCATATATTCCATAATGACCCACAAATCGGAAGGTCCGTTCAGGTAAGCCTCGATGAAATTCACAATATTTTTATGCTGAGAGTCCTTCATCACCAATATCTCATTGACTATGAGCTCTTTACGGCTCTGTTTACTTAGATCGATCTGTTTTATGGCCACTTGTCGGCCTCCTAATTTGCGGCTGCGAGCCAAGTAAACAGAGCCACTGGCACCCTGACCTGCCTTTTCAATAACATCAAAGTTAGGCGCAGGGTTGATGTTGATCACCACACTCCGTAATTTGGCCATAATTTGCGCATCGGTCAGACCAGAAGCACGTTTGTCGCGACGTCTATGTTGAGGTTTCTTGGCGCCGGCCCCGCTCAGAGGTACTCCATATGGATTTGGAGCTTTCGGAGCACCTGCTGCAACATTGGCTGCTGCCATCGCCATTTTACTTGGTTTAAGTGCCTGAGAAACGTTCTTGGTTGGAGAAGTATTAGCAGTTTTCAACAAATGTCTGGTAACGAATTCAGGTTTCGAGGGCGTAGCCAGTTTCGAATAGCCCGAGTTGAAGTCAACGACACCAGGCTCATGGTAAATATCTTGCTTTCCAGTGCCAGTTACAGATGAGCCAGAAGAAGACCCCgactttgatgatgaattggtGGTGACGGTTGTGTTAAGCTGTACATTTCTGTTCACATGAAGAGGAGACGTTTCATGAAAGACAGCAGGGATTGGTGGAAGATGAGCACTTGGTTTGCGAGTATTATTTGTGGAAGAGGTTGTTGATACCTGTTGAGTAGGTGTGTATACGCCAATATCACCGTTGGtagctgctgttgctgcaGTTGGTCTTGGCACAGTAGGCGCCTGTCTAGTGGGTACATACCGCTTTTGAGTTATCCCAGAGCCAGAATGCAGATCATTTCGGCTATTTGAATTATTTGAGAAGTCTGAATTACCGTCAACGGGGGGAACAGGTGGAGGTCTCCTTGGTTGTAGGAACTTATCGTTAAGATTAGATGAAGCTGACGAAGTCGCAAATGCAGAGTATGGTTTTGTGATCTCGTTGATAAGTCTTTGACCTGGATTGGCATGCAGTCTGGCGGTATTATCAGTGGCCGTCGAACTGTTGATTCTGAAGTTGGCCGAAGTGGTGTTTGCAGTGGTGTATTTATTACTATTAGCTGTGACGTTTCTGTTGTTGGCGAACTTATTAGTGTAGGGAAGTTCAGGAGTAACCATCTCCGAATAAGTGTTCAAGACATCGATGACAGCACCAGGATCAGCAGCGAAATCCTCGTAGGTGATATTGGAGCCCTTGAGCAAGGCGACCCATTCGGGAGGAATTCCttttactttgaaagagcCATCAGTGGGATCATAAGACACCTGTGCCTCATGGGTCACCTTTATGGGCTTTGAAAATCCCTCCTTGGGACATTTGGTAAGAATAGAATCAATCCACATATTCACTTCCTGCTCACTCTTGACAGCAACGAATGTTGACTTTTCTTTGTGAACGATCTCTATGCAATGAGCTCTAAGCTGGTTCTTGAAGCAACCGGATATGTGGAGTAAAGGGATCCTGTCCCAAAGCTCGGCTTTGTCATCGTTTTTGTAAAACTCGAGACTTGTCTCACTGAGAACCATATACTTTTTTGGCCAGCGGAATGACATTATACCCTCATCTTTCACCTGCACCCATCCACTCTTACGGTGTACGGTAGTGTGAATTCGAGGACcaggagatgatgaacCAAAAACTGAACCTGTAGAGGACCCACTAGAATTTTTGGTGTGAATAGATCTTGGGACGCTAACATTGACGTGAACACTGATAGGACTTGGACCACGACCTGGTGGAGGAGGTGCATGGCCAATATTGGTGAAGGCCTCTTTAACAGGGATTGACATCATTTAGATAGAAAAACGCGGTGACAAAAAGATATGATGAAGTCAAGTGAGCAAAACTAGGCACCTTTTTAGCAAAAAGGGAGAAATCAACAGAGGAACACAGAGTTGATCGTTAGGAAAAAATTGTATCAaaggagatgttgaagaaaagggcggaagagaaagagaagtagAAGGAGAAACATAAAGAGAATCTATACATAGTACAAAAATGCAGACAGCTACAAGCGAGAACGGAACAATGAGAGAAtgcaaaaaagaaaatggggAAGGCAATGGACGGCAGTAACTGGCTACATTACTACGCTTGTTGGATAAAGTAAGTCAAGTTCTAATGCGGTAGTACCATATACATACACACATCTACCCCCTTCCTATTGTATGATCTGCGCGActtttttcaaatcttAAAGGGACATCAAATATGGGCTGGCAGGAAAGAAACGTAGTCGTTTCACAGTTCACAATATCTTTTTGATTCTCTGTTTCAGATCTAAGTGATCTTGGATCAACCTGTTCTGGACTCTTTCAAAACTGGTCATTCTAGTATCGCATTCCTAGCTTTATTTGAAGGTTGTTGGTTTTATCTGTGTAACAGGAATGTCTCATCCTGTTTTCCTTTATCCCAAAAGCGTAACACGAAATTCGATTCACCTTCCTAATCCGGTCAAATTTCCTCGCGCGttaaattcttcaaattctttttttttgttttcgTGATTCCCACCGGTTACATTACCCCTTTGAGACATAGACTTTATGGGATGTTGCATTGTAAAGGGGTAATCGGTACTCAAAGCAACAGTGTTTGACACGGTTCCATTCTTTCAACGCGCCATCTCTTCTGCGTCTTTATATAATGATGGTGGAGATTTCATAATTGATTCGCAGCTTGAGCTTGAGTAACTGGAACTCGAGTCGCAGCTGCAGTCATGTATTACGTTCAATACCAAATAAATTAGGTGGAGTAATAGCAATGTTTGGTTGTATTTCTGATTCTAGTAGTTCCAgcccttcttcttgttctgattcttcctcctcttgGCTTTTTGCAGGACTCACGTTCAATGAGGATGACGTAAGTATGGGACTTCTATGTCTTATTATGGTGGGTGCTGTAGATCCTCGTATTCTTCTTAATGAAGCTCTAGTTACGCTTCTGTTCATTCTTACCACTGAATCCTGCCTAATTGGGATTACTCCAGGACCCACTATCGAGGCTAGTGAGAActgatgctgctgctgaagaCTCCCGGCTACAGACCGTGTCTCTGCTATTCTTGAGTAACTGTATCTGTGATGAATGTGATGTTGGGTAGAATGCCGACTTAGGCTGTGCCGATAATCATAGCCGTACCCTCGGCTTAAAATGGGATTGTTGGACGAACTTGGGAATACCTGTaattgttcttctttttcttcttctcttctaaAGCGAAACAAGTTGCCTCTCAAGTTATTGTAGAACCTTTCAAATCTACTGCGGAGTTTTTGGTCCGTTGGTTCTTGTATCGGTTCAGTGGTAAACTTGTCAAGATTGTCTTCCTCTACTTTTTCACCTGATGATATGCAAGAAATGTCCTGTAAATCAAAATCCCTTATAAAAGTTGACACTACCTCCGCATTCGTATACAATGTACTGCAGCCTGGCAGTAAGAAAGGTGTATTCATGATgtttcttgttttcaaTAGCGAGTAAAAAGATTGTTATCACTGTTGCAAACTCTAGCGCTTGGAtagttgaaagaaaaagcctAAATTGAGCGACAAATCATATGTTGTAAGTCCTTTCAAAACGACGAGTCTATCGACGTCTAGGAAGATAATGAACTGGATCCTTCCTACAGCTGAAATATATAATGAGGTTCAAACAGATGACTAATAAACTGGCTAAAGACTTGTTCAGCAATgatttccttcttcaaatgtttCCCATATGCTCTATAGCCGGTGCTAAGAGTGCTTTCTATCCTACTTCGAGGTTTTCTATCTCGCACTCGCTGACGTAATCTGCTCACCATTGCGCCGCGAGCGATTTTTCTTGGTCTCCCACAATTTGATGCGGAACATACTTTGATTCTCCTTGCTCATACAAAATCTATTCTAGGTTATCTTATCCTGCCCTCTGGCATGAACCCTCCCAATCATCGTATCTGCTTGAACTTCCTCAGTTCTACTTAattgttttttcttttgtgCATAGCCACTCGCCCCTTATCGATATGTCCTATACCAGTCCCAACCACGATGAGATCTCCGATTTGTATGAGGAATACATGAAGAACATCGATGCTCTTGGAGTGGCCGATAGTTCAACAGATTACGTAATTGCCAACGGTAATGCCGATGAAGACTTGAACAGCTATGAATCCCAAGAGTCTCTgccatcttcttctccggGTTCTCCGATCATCTCAGCATCCCCGTACTGTTTACCTGCCAGGACAACATCTGCTCGCCAATGGGAAGAACGGGGTGCCGCCAAAATTGTGACAAGAGAGACGGATTCAGAAGGTCATGTGGTGACCAAAGTTCTTCGCAAAAGCGCTAAAGATTTTGAAA
The sequence above is a segment of the Brettanomyces nanus chromosome 4, complete sequence genome. Coding sequences within it:
- the MAE1 gene encoding NAD-dependent malic enzyme, mitochondrial, with translation MTYRDTEDHIPHATRLTTSGPIECDLSGFQLLNSSLFNKGSAFSLEERAAFDLSGLLPPVVNSLYEQAERAYMQLHFFRTPLAKSDFCTSMRVQNKVLYYKLVRDHIKELLPIVYTPTEGDAIIAYSSRFRKPEGCFLDINDPDGIDDRLRPFGRDKDIDYIVISDSEGILGIGDQGVGGVRICVAKASLMTLCGGLHPGRVLSAVLDVGTNNKKLIEDELYMGNRFPRIRGKAYDEFVEQVMTSLHNRFPHAVIHFEDFGVTTARPVLERYRKRYACFNDDIQGTGAVAMASMSAALKVTNRKLSDAQVLIFGAGSAGLGISDQITNHMVSHGASREQAHQQIHCIDRFGLILDNMEDVSSAAQMSYADKAEDWKGVDTKNLVEVIRKIKPTVMIGCSTQAGAFTEAAVKEMYKHNPRPIIFPLSNPTRLCEVLPEDALKWTDYNALVATGSPFPPVKGHVISENNNCVAFPGIGLGAVLARCKSISDTMISAAVDELAEMSPAVKDHRLGLLPDLETIDETSARIATAVIMQALKEGVVNVEQEDSPSGGKVKVPRDFNRCLAWVKSQMWMPKYRPLIKVEHVNAIHTHQY